One Pseudomonas sp. MH9.2 DNA segment encodes these proteins:
- a CDS encoding Smr/MutS family protein translates to MQDDDFSLFKNEIRGVKPIKHDHADVGKPKADRKHLAKLRQAATVRTDSVIVDGLSDQFVIDVGPEDVLSWARDGVQEGQMRKLKLGQISFEGGLDLHGMSVEVARETLWEFLAEATKLEVRCVRVTHGKAVRLDGKRPMIKSHVNTWLRQHSQVLGFASCLAKHGGAGAVYVMLKRTMMEGRDE, encoded by the coding sequence ATGCAAGACGACGATTTTTCCCTGTTTAAAAACGAGATCCGCGGCGTAAAGCCGATCAAGCACGATCACGCAGACGTCGGCAAACCCAAAGCCGACCGTAAGCACCTGGCCAAACTGCGTCAGGCTGCTACTGTGCGCACTGACTCGGTGATCGTTGATGGCCTGTCCGACCAATTCGTCATCGACGTTGGCCCGGAGGACGTATTGAGCTGGGCTCGTGATGGCGTCCAGGAAGGCCAGATGCGCAAGCTTAAACTCGGGCAGATCAGCTTCGAGGGGGGCTTGGACCTGCACGGCATGAGCGTCGAAGTAGCGCGGGAAACACTCTGGGAGTTTTTGGCCGAAGCGACCAAGCTGGAAGTTCGTTGCGTGCGCGTGACCCATGGCAAGGCGGTGCGCCTGGATGGCAAACGCCCGATGATCAAAAGCCACGTCAACACATGGCTGCGCCAGCATTCACAAGTGCTGGGCTTTGCCTCTTGCCTGGCAAAACACGGCGGCGCGGGCGCCGTTTACGTCATGCTCAAACGAACAATGATGGAAGGCCGCGACGAGTAA
- a CDS encoding BON domain-containing protein — MNDLSLRQDILDELEFQPNIDAVHIGVAVDKGVVTLTGHVTNYAQKIAAERAVKSVKGVRAIAEEIEVRFPSDFVVADDTIASRTLDVISWNTEVPDDRIKVRVQAGWVTLEGEVDWQFQKEATERAVRKLSGVKGVTNLLTLKPRVNAADVQRRIEDALKRNAALEAHGIHVKVTGGTVKLEGKVHLWLERQAAERAAWSVPGVYKVEDKLTIG, encoded by the coding sequence ATGAACGATTTAAGTCTACGCCAGGATATTTTGGATGAGCTTGAATTCCAGCCGAACATTGATGCGGTCCACATCGGTGTAGCTGTAGATAAGGGCGTCGTCACACTGACAGGTCATGTCACTAACTATGCGCAAAAAATCGCGGCGGAGCGTGCCGTGAAGAGCGTCAAGGGTGTTCGAGCCATTGCCGAGGAAATCGAAGTGCGCTTTCCGAGTGACTTCGTCGTCGCGGACGACACCATTGCCTCCAGGACACTGGATGTCATCAGTTGGAACACTGAAGTTCCGGATGATCGAATCAAGGTCAGGGTTCAGGCTGGCTGGGTAACGCTGGAAGGCGAAGTGGACTGGCAATTCCAGAAAGAAGCCACTGAACGTGCAGTGCGCAAACTGTCCGGTGTCAAGGGCGTCACTAACCTGCTCACGCTTAAACCACGGGTGAATGCTGCAGACGTTCAACGCAGGATCGAAGATGCGCTGAAGCGCAATGCTGCCCTTGAGGCTCACGGTATTCATGTCAAAGTCACTGGTGGCACCGTGAAACTCGAAGGTAAGGTTCACCTCTGGCTCGAACGTCAGGCAGCTGAGCGGGCGGCATGGTCTGTCCCCGGTGTTTACAAAGTTGAAGATAAGCTAACGATTGGTTGA